The stretch of DNA CTTGATGGTCATGGCGGTTCCTTCCGCGAAGCATTACGTGAGTTTTGCTGTGTGAGGATTGCTCCCGAATATCAAGAAGGTCTCCTGCGACTGCTTGACTACGATGTCGTCCGTAGCCGGCTCAAGTCGGAAGGTGCAGTGCAATGCGGTTACGTGAAGAACGACGGTGAGCGGTTCATGTTGACGATTCTTACCGACAACAGATCCACGGACGAGACCATGTGGGTGTTCGAACGTAAGGACCTGCCGTAGCAGAAGGACAGGTTGTTCGATGGATGATTGCACCCCCCCATCTTATTTTATTTTGTGAGAATGGTCACATAATGTCGTGGTGTCGTTGATCGCATGACAGTTGAAAATGGGTTTATGATAGGAACGTTGGCTTCGGCAAGGTATGGCGAAGCCTGTGAACGCACAGTAGCTTAAAGGAGAGCACTATGGTCTATCGCATGATTTTCAACCAGACGGCGTATTTCGGTCGCGGAGCCATCAAGGAGATTCCGGGCGTTGCCAAGTCGCACGGCTTCACCAAGGCATTCATCGTCACCGATCCGGTGTTGCTTGAAACCGGCACCGTCAAGAAGGTCACCGATGTGCTCGATGAGGCAGGCATGCCGTATGAGGTCTTCGACAACGTCAAGCCGAACCCGCCGGTCGAATGCATTCAGGACGGTGTCGCCAAGTTCGCCGCATCCGGTGCCGACTTCCTGATCGGCTTGGGCGGCGGCTCCCCGCAAGACACCTGCAAGGGCATCGGCATCATCACCGCCAACCCGGAATTCTCCGACGTGCTCTCCCTGGAAGGCGTTGCCGACACCAAGAATCCGTCCGTGCCGATCTTCGGCGTGCCGACCACCGCCGGCACCGCTTCGGAAACCACCATCAACTATGTGGTCACTGACACCGCCAACAAGCGCAAGTTCGTGGCCGTCGACCCGCACGACATTCCGATCGTCGCATTCGTCGACCCGGATCTGACCGACTCCATGCCGCGTGGCCTCAAGGTTGCCACCGGACTCGACGCCCTGACCCACGCCATCGAAGGTTACATCACTCCGGGCGCATGGAGCCTGTCCGACTGCCTGTCCATGCAGACCATCCGTATGATCGCCAAGAATCTCGCCAAGAGCGCAGACGGCGACATTCCGGCAGGCGAGCAGATGGCATACGCCTCCTACATCACCGGTATGGCCTACTCCAACGTCGGCCTCGGCCTGGTGCATGGCATGGCCCACCCGCTGGGCGGCCGTCTCGGCGTGGCCCACGGCGTTGCCAACGGCATTCTGCTGGCTCCGGTCATGGAATACAACAAGGACTACACCGGTGAGAAGTACCGTGACATCGCCGACGCCTTCGGCATCGCGGACGCCTACACCGGCGATATCGAAACCGTGCGCGAAGAGGCCGTCCAGGCTGTGCATAAGCTCACCGTGGATCTGAAGAACCCGACCACCATCTCCGAAGTCGGCGCCACCGAAGCCGATCTTGAGCCGCTGGCCTATGATGCCTTCCACGATGTGTGCACGCCGGGCAACCCCCGTCAGGCCACGCAGGAGGACATCCTCGCCATCTACAAGAGCCTGATGTAATGCGGCAATTCCCACGAACCGGCAATCGTGCGTAACGAACGACGAATCGTGAGAGAACATCGCTGAGAACATAAAAAAATCGTGGCGTGAATCGTAACAAATTCACACCACGATTTTTGTATGCAATTATAATTACGCATGTTGATGAATTGAATACTTCAATTCAATATGAATATATGCGAATTAATCGTTGGAATCCTCGTGCTTTTCACTCCACTCCTCATCAGTAGGGGTGTCGTCATACCATTCACGTCCCTCCTGCTCGGCCAATTCCATCTGCTCGTTGATCCACGCCGCCTCCGCAGGATTGATATCGGCGGTGTCAAGCACCTTCTGCCACACCGGATACAGCAGATGCATCACCGGATACAGCGCGGTGAGCAGAATCTCCGGCTTATGCTTGCGTGAATGCTGTGGATGCGCGTCGAACGTGTTCTTGAAACGACGCATGTAATTATTGAACGACGTGAGCGACGTGTCCATACGGCGGGCGCTGATGCCGGCGATCATGCGCGGGCAGTACACGGTTTTCAAATCCTTGCCCAGCAGATGCAGCGAAATATCGATATCCTCATGCATCACATCGGCCTTGTCGCGGCACACCTCGTCGCAAATTTCGCGCCAAGCTGAAGCACGGACCGCCATATTCGAGCCAAACAGCAATGGCTGGCCGCCGTCGGCCTTGTAAATGCGCTTGCGCGTGGAATTATCCCCACGCAAACCAAAATGGCGGCTCGGCAAATCGTAATACATCACCGGACCAGTGGCACCCATGGCCTCCGGATCCTCAGTGAAAATGCCGGACACCACCTCGACCCAATCCGGGCGAATCATGCAATCAGCGTCGAAACGGCCTAGAATATCGCCGGTGGCGTGATTCAAACCATAATCTCGCGTCGGAATCAATCCCTGCTCCTCATCCTGATGCAACAAGCGAACAGGGGCTTGAGGGTGGTCTTTCATAAACTGCTCCACCACAGCTACCGTCGAATCGGTGGAACGATTGTCGACAACGATCACTTCATGGGGCATCACGGTCTGCCTAGTGGCATTCAACAGGCAATCGTTGATACGCTCCTCTTCATTCCAAGCGGGGATGACAATTGAAACGTTCAGCATAACTACCACAATAGCTCAGCCTGTACACGACGCCTATCGCTACAATGGGAAGCCATGAGCGAAAGCGAACAGCGATTGAACAATACGCAGAGTGAAAACGGTGCGAACACCAGCGAGCAGCGCTGGGATCTCGGCACCTTGTTTCCAGCCAAAGGAGATCCCCGAAAACCGCCGGAATGGTTGGGGCGTGCGCTGCTATACATCGCCATAGCCATTGTGGTGTTTACTTTCTGCTGGCGCAGCTGGGGCAAAATCGAATACCTGGTGATCGACATCATCGTCTC from Bifidobacterium catenulatum PV20-2 encodes:
- the fucO gene encoding lactaldehyde reductase, with amino-acid sequence MVYRMIFNQTAYFGRGAIKEIPGVAKSHGFTKAFIVTDPVLLETGTVKKVTDVLDEAGMPYEVFDNVKPNPPVECIQDGVAKFAASGADFLIGLGGGSPQDTCKGIGIITANPEFSDVLSLEGVADTKNPSVPIFGVPTTAGTASETTINYVVTDTANKRKFVAVDPHDIPIVAFVDPDLTDSMPRGLKVATGLDALTHAIEGYITPGAWSLSDCLSMQTIRMIAKNLAKSADGDIPAGEQMAYASYITGMAYSNVGLGLVHGMAHPLGGRLGVAHGVANGILLAPVMEYNKDYTGEKYRDIADAFGIADAYTGDIETVREEAVQAVHKLTVDLKNPTTISEVGATEADLEPLAYDAFHDVCTPGNPRQATQEDILAIYKSLM
- a CDS encoding glycosyltransferase family 2 protein, translated to MLNVSIVIPAWNEEERINDCLLNATRQTVMPHEVIVVDNRSTDSTVAVVEQFMKDHPQAPVRLLHQDEEQGLIPTRDYGLNHATGDILGRFDADCMIRPDWVEVVSGIFTEDPEAMGATGPVMYYDLPSRHFGLRGDNSTRKRIYKADGGQPLLFGSNMAVRASAWREICDEVCRDKADVMHEDIDISLHLLGKDLKTVYCPRMIAGISARRMDTSLTSFNNYMRRFKNTFDAHPQHSRKHKPEILLTALYPVMHLLYPVWQKVLDTADINPAEAAWINEQMELAEQEGREWYDDTPTDEEWSEKHEDSND